The window TAATAAGCATTTTAtccagttttttttattattattaacttGTATCTAACAGACTTAAATATTATCATTTCGGCAGGTTATTTGCAACTGTGTTAGTAACAGAATAaattagacataattgatgtttgagATGTCTGGTGTGATAATTAATTACCGAGTTAAATAACAGTATAACAATATGTTTAAACCCTCCACTTCAATTGGTATTTTTTCACGAAAAGCAAACATGATCTGTTAGGCATGGGTAAAATTATCCTTGCTTGacaacgttagggtaaaattgcatcattttatacGTTAAGAATAAATTTGCACTTCTCCCAAAACATTAGAAGCAAATCTGCACCTTATGCcttttttaaatgaattaaatgttCACACGTGACTAATTTAGCAAATAATAGTTTCATATTgccaaaaaataaatgattatgTATGCTATAAAAGATCAAGAGTTTAATACatcaaaaaaatgaaagatcacaAAATGCATTTTgtcattaaaatttaattaatcgaTTAAAAAAGCTCAACGaacataatattaaataaacaataaatatttaacaaaataataaaaaatcaaatttaggtAAGAAAAATTATATAACATATGGGGTCAAGTTCGTGGCTTTAAACAAACTTCAAGCCCAATCCATTTTATATACGAATCCTACTAAGCCGGGCTAAATGTCAAATAAAATTATCCAAATCCAATCCACGAAGGACGGGTTTAGACGGACTAGGTCTATGAACAGGTCTAGCTAGGACTGCGAAAATAGGCCAACCCCGTATGAGCTgggtttaaatttttatttgtccTAGCCAAAGTCAAAACGATGGGTTGGGGTTgggcaaaagaaaaaaaaaacataatacatCCTCGGTCTTTCAAGTTATCCAAAAACTGCAATTAACCCATAAACTTTAAAACATTTCAACTAATCTCTTCAACTTATTTATTTCGTGACAAATAACCTCTCAAATGTCACATGACATCGCGTGATATGATAGTAATAGATCAGTTGCAGCATTTTGAAGTTCTAATCACGCGTTGTCATATGACATTTGAAGGTTATTTGTTTCCAAAGCAAATTGAGAGGGTTAGTTGTAAACGTTTTGAAAATATATtattccaaaaagaaaaaatgctCAACCCACTACATTCGAGTGTATTTTTCGATGGCCGAGAGTGCGACGATATCCTTGCACCCCTTGTCTCCACCCCTAAATTTGACCTAAGAAATCAATTCTAAGATCTCATTAAATGAGTTGATATCTAAAATTCAATTTCGACTAAAATGATCCGACCTGTACTCGTAACTTCTTTTAATTTATTCAGTAaagggttaagatgcaaaaatacccctaacgttttgggttaggagcaattttacccctaacgtctaaaatggtgcaattttacccctaacgtatgTAGCCAAgaccaattttacccttaatgttgataaattgggtcaatttcagaaataattcatcaaactgtcttctcggtcatgaatcttatcatttacacttcacatgtgcgtcattttatcagtaacaaatcataaacatatgttggaatgtgaaaaaaaataaaaaaatataaaaaaatatactatcttttgtacgaattagacaaaaaaaattcaaaaattcaccgaatttataaatattaatctccaattctattattaaattacaaaaaacatgaaatcttttttttagaatgaattgatatgcaattggtgcaaaataatgaacaaaaatatctgtgttttataatagtgtctgaaattgacccaaattaccaacgttagaggtaaaattgctcttgactacaaacgttaggggcaaaattgcaccattttagacgttaggggtaaaattgtacccaaaacattaggggtatttttgcaccttaaacCCTTCAGTAAATTAGGGATAGAGTGCAAAAATACTCACACCAATTTTacctaaaatgatgcaattttacccctaacgttggcaatcaaaagcaattttaccctaacgttaTCAAGTTGGATCAATGTGAGAAATAATCcatcaaactatcttctcgatcatgaatcttggtaaaattgctcccgactgtaaaaaaaaaaaaaaaaattaggaatatttttgcaccttatcccagtaaattatttttaggttaatttGTCATTTGGATTATAAGCAATCACGTTGTTAGTTTATCTTACATCAAATAACAAAACATTATCTGAATCAACTAAATTTTATTGTACTATCatggaaaattttgaagaaaataaaaaataatggtAATATGAGATATTAGTTCTCAATTTAATCACAAACACAAATTTCTAAACACAAGTTGGATGAGATCTTTTTAGCAGCTCAAACTGCAACAAATCGACGGAGAAAATCCGTCCATAGCTAATTCTtggcagcagcagcagcttgcCTAGCACCAACAGCGAAGAACTCAAGGCAAGCCTTTCGTTTCGGGCCTGATTACTGATTCTtggcagcagcagcagcttgcCTAGCACCAGTAATGACTTCGAGGTTTCGGGCCCGATTACTGATTCTTGGCAGCAGCAGCTTGCCTAGCACCAACAGCGAAGAATTCGGTAATGACTTCGAGAGGCATGCCTTTGGTTTCAGGGACTTTCAAGAAGACGAAAACCCAAGAAATCGAACACATGACAACGAAAATGATACAAAGACCCTCTAATCCGATCGAAGTTAGCAGTACCGGTACTGCATAGGTAACAATGATATCTGAAATCCAGTAGACTAAGGCGCATATGGCAATGCAGAGACCGCGGACCCTTGTAGGGAAGATTTCGGAACATAGGATGTTTGGAATTGGCCCGTAAGCCATCACGAAACAGCAGAAGTAGATGACAACACACGTCGTTGAGATTGCTGCATTAGCTACGGAGCCTAAGTCCAAAGCTATGCCAATTATTAGAATCAGAAGAGATGCTATAAGCACCGGGATTGTTGTGAGTAGCAGTGACCTGAAAGAAACGAAAACGGAGTTAGAAAGTCGTACTTTTTCAACCGAAACGACTGCAGAACTTAACGTAAAATAGTAAAATAGAAATCACCTTCTGCCCGCGATATCCATAAGCCTCATGCCTACTGCTATACAAGGAAGCATCAGGAATGTTGTCAATAAACTAAGAAGGAACGACGCGGATTCTGTATCAAGGCCGAGATTCACGAGAAGAACTTCGACTCCTGCCTCTTCGAGAATTTGAGGAGTGTAGTAGAGTATACCGCCTATACCGGAGAACTGCAAGAAAGAAGAATTAGAACACGTTTCGTGCTATTTTCGATCTAATTGGAAGCatataaagggcggcccggtgcactgcgcttccccgctaagcgagggtccggggaggggtcccaccacaatggtgtattgggggcaagccttccgaccgctcctaagactcgaacccgtgacctctcggtcacacgacaacaacatttaccgttgcgccaaggctcgctcCTAATTGGAAGCATATGCAGAAGAAAAATAGTTCTCTCTGTTCCATAATATTTGTCTTTTAAGGTTAAGGCACAAgaattaagaaatgcaattaatgttaactaaaagactttcttacccttgtattaattgcatccattaattaatttttatctattcctAAAGTAAAAAGACAACTtaaataggggtatatttggtaaaacatCAATTAATATACATTGATTGTATCAAAACGTCAAACATTATGAAACAAAAAGATTTTTCTAGAAAGACAAATATTATGGAACGGAGGGAGTATATAAGATGGCTAACCTGTTGAAGTAGCTGAATTCCGGCCCCGACAACCAACGCACTCTTAACTCCGGGATCGAGTAAAGCAGCCCAAACCGGACCCTTTTTGGCGGTTTCGGCAGGGTGAACCATTGCGGGTCCAACTGGATGCTGATCCAGAAGTTCTTTTGAATAAAGAGCAGGCTGACTTACTAGAGCAGCAGCTTGAATATAGTCACCTTCTGCGGGAATATCACCACCGACAAGTGAAATAAGTGACCCGCGACGAGATCCATGAGCTCCTTCTTCGTGCAAATAAACCCTTTTAAATCCTCCTTCCTTCTTTCCATCCTCACCGTCTTTCTCGGACCATTTCCACGCTAATTGCCACCCGCCGCCAATTCCTGTACTACCGACTGCCTCTCCAGTTCCTTGCATTAGGCTGCTGTGACGTCTCATGCTTATCATGCTACCGTGGGAAGGAGGAGGAGGCATATCCTTTTCCATGCTCGTAGTCTGCCGTGACATCAACGGACTATGCAAATTGTCGTCCGAGTCTCCTCCACCGGCTTCAGATTGGTAGTCATCGCCGTCCCTCTGTAGGCTCTCTTCATCCCATTGCTCGTGTTTACCATGCGGCTCTGCTGTACTAAACATGCTACCGAATGTCGGGAAAAGCATGCTTCGCATACTTCCCGTATCAGGTAACTTTTCATGAACACTACCAAAAAGCGTCACAAGGGGATCCATAAGCGGCACACTTTGGTTCACCATGCTTCCCTGGCGAGACGCAAGGCCAAGAGAACTCTGTCCGGTCACCGGTTTCGCCACCCACGAAAGCCCCGCTTCAGGTCCATATAGTTTGATCTTATCTTTCTCAGCAGTAGGTTCATGACCGTCGTCTAGCTCATCTGGCGGGCCTATTATATACTCTTCTATCGATGTTTCACCTCCGAACCCGAGACCTTCGACCAGTAACGCCATTTCACCTGTAGATCACGGTATCAGCTGAATTCTGCAGCGACATTTTGAAACATTTACTTAAGAAAAACAGAGAAACAAACCTGAAACGTCTTCCCTTCCGCGCAATCTCTGGAGAACCTGCTTTGCCTCGAGCATCTTCCCTTTACTGACAAGCCATCGAGGAGATTCGGGCAAATAAAATATTGTTAACACGAAATATAACAAAGAAGGTATCGAAAGAACCCCGAGCATCACCCTCCAACTCGGTGAGGGTGCCAATGACATCAAGAAAATCATACAATACGACAAGAACATGCCACCCGAACCGGTGAACTGAGGAAGTGTGTTCAATGTGCCCCGTATATCCGATGGAGCCGTCTCGGATATATAGACAGGAATAAGTGTAACAGCTAAGCCAATTGCGAATCCATCTAACAGCCTTGCTAGGCACAGAACGTATACATTCGGCGACCAGAACATTATCAATGCGCTGACAAAGTAAAGCACTGATGAGATTATTAGCATCGGACGGCGGCCGAGCCAATCTGATATTGCTCCTGAGCATGTTGTGATTGCGGTGGCTCCGATGAGTGACATAGCCACAACTAGACCTTCAACTGAAGTTTGCAAGTCTAGGTCCTTTTTTATGTACACAATGGCAGCTGAAAGCACGAGAATAACATAGTTAGTGAAGGCGTAAGGTGCGAGCGCGCACGCGCCTGAACGACACAAGACGCACTAAAGaaaaataacgtataaaatcaTTCAGAACAACAATTAACATTTCTAAAACGCAACAAATAGTCGAATACTAAATCATATCCATTCATCCATAATCTTAATGGCGAACTCTATTGTAAGTTAATTAACTAATAGTCTAATAACTACTTTTCGTCAAGACTAAAGTCTCGATAGTCCATATTCATCACTCGTCAAAGTCATCACCAGCACTATCATCATCTTCAAGGTTCTCAATCGCATCCGATTCATCTACAAAGCGAGATTCTTCCACCTCATCTCTAAGAACTATACGAGTTCTTTCTCGAACACTAGAAGATCGTGGTTTAGCCTAGGCCTAGCACTCGAAGTAGAGGTATTCATGATATTTTTTCCTACTCTAGTTCGATAAACACTTTCTTCAACCAAGATTGATATAGATAGGCAACCGTTGAGATTGAAATAACCATTTTTTAACTTAGAACCCAAAAAATTGCGCCTCCGCAAGGCGCGTATCTCTTGAACAGGCTCCGCCTTTTGGCTTCTCAGGCGACATGCCTGGACACTAGCGCCTTTTACACGCCTTTGATAACTATGCTCTATAACTCAAAAAAGATTAAATTGCATACATTGGCATTGTGTTATCAAAAAACAAATAGACTATGTTACACGGAAACCGAAACAGAATCTGAAACGGAAATcaagaaacattatttctaaaaacatatagCTAGGAAACCGTAATAGAAACTGAAAAAGACTAAATTGCGCCTCCGCAAGGCACAATAGTTCAAGAtccatttcatattaatatctgacacatcCCCACACGTGAATGTCCACTAGGCTTGACACCTGCACAACACAGACCCATATCATAGATacaaccaattgaactaaaagctcgagctgagcTGATAGTCAAAGATctacttcatattaatatctgacgcACTCCCATCCCACTGGCGAATACCtggagcttttagttcaattggttcatGTCTAACTCAAAAAAAGATTAAATTGCATACATTGGCATTGTGCTATCAAAGAACAAATAGACTATGTTGCACGGGAACCGAAACAGAATCCGAAACAGAAACcaggaaacattatttctaaaaacatatagCTAGGAAACAGTAATAGATACCGAAAAACACGAAACGCGGAAATGCTAACGAAGAAGTACCAGCAATAGTAGCATTATCCCATCCTTGCAAGAAGCTACCAACACAAGCAGCAATAGCTACAAAAACAGCTCCTTTCATCCTTAACCCAATGAATCAAAAAAaccccaaattaaaaaaaacctgCAACAACAAAAGATGAACTCACTCAGATTAACCAAAATACACCTACTTCAGATctaaatcaatcaatcaatcccTCAATTAACACTGTAAATAACAGAAAAAACAAGATCTCTTTAGAAAAGAGAGAAATTTACAGAAAAAGAGAAATTTACAGAAAAGGAAGCAACTGAGTTTGATGAGTTTAATAGGATCTTCTTCCCCACCAACCCTTCAAAACTTTCACTACTCGGTCACTCGGAAGACTAACTCAGTTACTCAGATTGGGAAAAACCCAGAAGCAAATTAATCAACCATGGTAAGAAAACAAGTGGGGAAAGTTCAGAATGGAGCAAAACCCAAAAAAGATAGTATATTTATATGGCAGAGTTCAGAATTGAAGAATTTTttatgataaattactgaattgtaaaataataataataaaaattggaACTTGCTGGACCAACCAAGCAATCATGTACggatattgtttttatttttaattttttaatttttttaattttttctgtgTTTTGTACCAATAATTGAGGGAGATTTGAGAGCCTCACAAGTCTCTGATCTATAATTCTTGTGTAAGAATCAGACATTTTACAAAGGgaaattctttttctttttaaaggaaatttatattaatttggGGATATTTTGGAATATGTAATCAAAGTTCTTCTTCTTGGAATATGCTATTGTTGCTAGATATTTATTTACGGCATTAGATTGTATCCtaactaaaacttcaaaatcaattaggaatctaaactatcaaaatcatctaTTAGGTCTCTgaattaagcaaaaatcatcaagattctcattttatcctaaaattagAAATTGTGACAATTTCATATAAACTGCAATaatcgggtaaattacactcatggctactgaactttacccattttcacattatgaccactgaacttcatttcttcccggtatggtcactgaactttacactttttaacaccgatggccactcaacgcctcaaaacgaccgttgacgggtaaaaataaaaaatccaaagcgttaataatattctaatgaactttaattcttgaaaattctcattttgagatcatttaagtattgtttggttaagagagagaaagagaatttttagagagagaaatctccaaaaaatgtgattttggaaaataaaaaatatggtttcatggtaaatgtcgttctgaacaactttaattgttgattattttcattttgaggtcgttaacggtcattttgagaagttagttaaaattgagtggccaccggtgttaaaaaaatgtaaagttcagtgccCATACTGGAAAGAAATGAAGCTCAGTGgctataatgtgaaaatgggtaaagttcagtggccatggatgtaatttaccctgcaATAATCTCTATGTTGGTTCAATTGAGTtctcattctaaacaaaaatcttcAATTAAGACCTCATTGAAAATCATTAGGTTGAACAGTTTATATGAAATAGTCACAATTTCCGATTTTAGTATAAGATGGGGAcccaattaatgatttttgcttaattcAAAGACTTGATTGATgcttttaatagtttaaggtcctaattgattttgaagtctTATTTTAGAAAGTCAAATGGATATTATGCCTTTATTTATCTAATATGAAATTGTTATATTGGGGTAATTGTTTTCCACCACGAATGAGATTCTTGTCTCGTCAAATCGGAATCCTAATAGAATCCTAGCTTGCTTCATCATTTTGGAAGGCTCGTATCATACGTGAGGTTGTAAATGAGTTAAGCTGTTCATGAGAAGTTTAGTGTGTGGTTCGATAACAGTTTGACGGTGTTCAGCTCGATTTATAAATAAACTGAGTTTGAGTACAGCGATATCCAACTCGAAACTTCAGGAgcattataggttcatgaacaagttTCATTATAGTGTTTGTGAACATTCTCGCGAGCAAGCTCGTTCCATTATAAAAAGAGGCTATGAAGTCGATTCTAGGTGGGGTGTGTTTCTCGTCGTTGTACCAAAAACAGTTTGAAGCACTGTGTACTATTGCTCTATCACGATCTATGATATTGAAGAAGCAATGCACTTCTAAATTGTAatgtttaaattaattatgttGAGATGTACTATTTTTTCTATGAATGAAACAATTATCCTTGTTCTCGGAAAAATAAAAACTACCAAGCCTTCCTATgagaaactaaaaataaaaacaatcatGTTTGT of the Euphorbia lathyris chromosome 7, ddEupLath1.1, whole genome shotgun sequence genome contains:
- the LOC136235229 gene encoding monosaccharide-sensing protein 2-like, encoding MKGAVFVAIAACVGSFLQGWDNATIAAAIVYIKKDLDLQTSVEGLVVAMSLIGATAITTCSGAISDWLGRRPMLIISSVLYFVSALIMFWSPNVYVLCLARLLDGFAIGLAVTLIPVYISETAPSDIRGTLNTLPQFTGSGGMFLSYCMIFLMSLAPSPSWRVMLGVLSIPSLLYFVLTIFYLPESPRWLVSKGKMLEAKQVLQRLRGREDVSGEMALLVEGLGFGGETSIEEYIIGPPDELDDGHEPTAEKDKIKLYGPEAGLSWVAKPVTGQSSLGLASRQGSMVNQSVPLMDPLVTLFGSVHEKLPDTGSMRSMLFPTFGSMFSTAEPHGKHEQWDEESLQRDGDDYQSEAGGGDSDDNLHSPLMSRQTTSMEKDMPPPPSHGSMISMRRHSSLMQGTGEAVGSTGIGGGWQLAWKWSEKDGEDGKKEGGFKRVYLHEEGAHGSRRGSLISLVGGDIPAEGDYIQAAALVSQPALYSKELLDQHPVGPAMVHPAETAKKGPVWAALLDPGVKSALVVGAGIQLLQQFSGIGGILYYTPQILEEAGVEVLLVNLGLDTESASFLLSLLTTFLMLPCIAVGMRLMDIAGRRSLLLTTIPVLIASLLILIIGIALDLGSVANAAISTTCVVIYFCCFVMAYGPIPNILCSEIFPTRVRGLCIAICALVYWISDIIVTYAVPVLLTSIGLEGLCIIFVVMCSISWVFVFLKVPETKGMPLEVITEFFAVGARQAAAAKNQ